The genomic DNA GAAGCTGGCTATGGTTAAATTGGCAGTCGGATGCAGAACTCGGTGCCGCGACCAACAGTTGACTCAACTTCGATATTTCCCTGATGTTTTTCTACGACGATTTGACGGGCAATAGCTAACCCTAACCCCGTCCCTTTCCCCACAGCTTTGGTGGTAAATAAATGGTCGAATATTTTGGATTTGACTTCTTCCGTCATGCCTTTACCATTATCAGCAATCCGAATCTCTACCTGGTTATCTACTAAAGAGGTTTGAATGGTAATTTGATTGGGACTTGCCTTAATCTCTGCCAAACTCCGTCCCAGATTTGATTCCTCTAACGCATCGATCGCATTAGCGAGAATATTCATAAATACCTGATTTAATTGACCGGGAAAACAATCAATTTGAGGTAAATTACCGTAGTTAGTCACCACTTCAATCGCCGGACGCTGTTCGTTCGCTTTCAGGCGATGTTTGAGAATTAAGAGCGTGCTGTCAATCCCTTCGTGAAGATTAAATGGCACTTTATATTCTCGATCGGCACGGGAGAAAGTTCTTAAACTGGTACTAATTCCTTTGATGCGCTCGCAACCTACCTGCATCGAAAACAGCATTTTCGGTAAATCTTCTAGCAAATATTCAATCTCTAATTCTTCAGCTTTTTTAGTAATTTCTTCACCAGGATTGGGAAATTTTTCTTGATAGAGTTGGAGGAATTCAGTCAGGTCTTTAACCGCCGTGAGTGCTTCTTTAACATTGCCAGAAATAAACCCAACCGGATTGTTGATTTCATGTGCTACTCCTGCCACTAGATTACCCAGTGCTGACATTTTTTCGCTTTGGACAATTTGCAATTGGGCTTGTTGTAAATCTTGCAGTGCTTGTTGAGCTTGTTGGTAAAGTCGGGCATTTTCTAATGAGATAGCAGCTTGAGTGCAAAGTAGATTCAGGATTTCCACGCGCTCGCTGGTAAACGCAGCCTTGGCTAAACTATTTTCTAGATATAAAATGCCCAGTAATTTACCTTGATGCAAAATTGGGCTGCACAAGATACTTTGAGGATGCTGACGGATAATATAGGGGTCATTGGCAAAGGTATTATCTGCGGTTGCATCCAGCAGTACCACAGTTTGTTGGTTGTGTTTGACCTTGTAAATGAGCTTATGGGGAATGTCTTGGCTGGATTCAATGGCAAGACTTTGCAATACAATGGGTTTTGTTTCTTGGGTAATTGCGCCTTGAATTAGTAAACGATCGTCTTGCCACAGCATTAATACGCATTTATCAGCCCCAGCATTTTCGATGACAATAGAAAGTAACGATGACAGGAGTTTTTCTAGTTCGATTTCCCCAGAGATCGTTTGAGATGCTTTGAGAATTGCTTTTAAATCCAGGGTATCTGAGATACTGGTGCTGCTGGATGTAGCGGCACGGGTAGATGTCACTGTCACCAAAGGAACAATAGTTTCGCGAGTAGAAAGAACCGAATGACTTGGCTGTAATATGGGGGCGAGTAATTGGGGATAGCGTTTTTCTAAGTCTGCTACTTTCGCTTTTGCTCCCCAACGGGCATAGCAGTAGTAAGCTTCAATTATGTATCCTTTAGCTATGCGCTCTTTGCCCCAATCGAGATAAAACCGAGCAGCAAGTTCATTAGCAAGTGCTTCTTCTTGAATATAGCCATTTTCTTGAGCCAAAGAAATCGCCAATTCATAATTATTGATTGCTTCTAAATATTGACCTATAACTCGATTTCGCTCTGCTTCGACTAAATAATATTTATGCAGATGATTCTTCGGATTATGGCTTGTCCATACTTTCATACTATTCTGATTGGCAGCCACTTGTTGTAGAATCTCTTCTTGCTCCGATTGGGAAAGTTTAGGAAATACAGCCAACCAAGTTAGAGCAGTATAAAAATAAAACACCGGAACGCTAAATGTTCCTTTGCCACCATCCAAATAACTTTGGGCAGATTCGATATATTCAAATGCTAGTTCAAATTCGGCAAACAAGTAACATAAAATTAATTTATTACAAAAGAAGTTCCATAGCCATGTTTTGTCTTTTATTTCCTGATATTTTGCTAGCAGCTCTTGTTCCTTATAAGTTCCTTTAAATAACACCACTGGGCTGGATGTTTGACCCAGTAAGTTAAGAACTACTTGTAGATAAATATCAGTATAGCTTAGCTGCGTTTGCAGATTAAATTGCTCTAAAATTTTTTGATAATCAGTAATTTTTTGTTCTAGTTTGGATAATTCATATCCCATGTAATAAATGTAAAATACATAACCATAAGCAGCATAACCTAATTCCATTAAACTGCCATTTTCCCAACCACTAGCATAAGCATTTTCTACTATTTTCAAGGCTTCTTTGATGTGCTGCTTCCAATGAATTATAAAATAAGATGTACTAAAAAATAGTCTGGATTCAATCTCTTTATTTTTCAATTTAGATAATAAATCTAAAGATAATTGACCAAATTCATAACCGCGTTCAATATCGCCAGCAATAGCGCAAAGAAATAATCCATAGCTGGAGTAGCATAACGGAGAAATAGGTGAATTTCCATGAATAATTGATAGATTTATCTGGGTCATAACGATAAAAGAATGGAGATTTGGTTTAGCCAAATACACAGGGACAGATATTTCATTAAGAATTTGCATAACTGCTAGCATTTGTGGGTCTTTCATCTCTGGCAAATTGAGCAAATCCGCAGGTTTTCTGTTACCCATAAGAGTTTGCGTTTCTTGACTTGCACGAGCAATATCTTCTAAAGTTGGCGATTCAGGTAAATCAATTGCAAGTTTCTTTAAGATAGTCAATCCAATGTTAATAGCTTTGAGTAGCTGACCTTGGGAAGTGTAAAGCATAATTCTCACAGCATAAACTTTAATTGTATCTAATGCTGTTTTTGCATATTGAAGTAAAATTTCTGCTAGGATTTCTACGTCATCTATATCTGTGTTTAGATAAGCTGCTTCCATTGCTTCTACATACAATGCCAGTGTCAAGTTATACTGACTTTCCCAGCGATCGCTTGCCAATAAATTACGCCCAATTGTAAAGTATTTGACTGCCGCGCTATAAGCAGTAGAATTTTTGGCTTTGCAGCCAGCGATTAAATTTAATTTGGCTAATTTTTCTCTATCTGTTGGCTGCTTAATTAGTTCCACAGCCACATTAATTTGATTAACGATTTCAAAAATTCGTTCTTCTTTTTCGCTCTCAGATATGCTCTTTAGTAGCAGTTGACCAATTTGATAATGAGTGGTTTTCTTTTCTGCCTCTGGAATTAGAGAATAAGCTGCTTGCTGCACTCGATCGTGCAAAAATTTATATTTAACAGTCTCTTGATTTTCTGATATATATGTTGGATTTTCTCGCCCAACATAAAATTTATAAATCTCGCCAATTGGTAAAACCAACCCTTCTTGTAATGCTTTCCATAAAGCAGCAGCAGTCTCAATTTGAGATTGTTGCGAAACAATTGCCAAAGTTGCCAAATCAAAAGAGTTGCCAATGCAAGCTGCTAGCTGCAACATCTGTTGAGTTGATGGCTGGAGTTTGCGTAATTGAGAACTCATAAAAGCTACAATGTCATCTGTCACTGCTTGAGTTCTTACTTGCGCGATATCGCATTGCCAGCAGCCTAATTCAAAATCAAATTGAATCAGTCCATCTTGATACAATGCTTTCAGAAACTGGGTGGTAAAAAAAGGATTGCCTTGAGTTTTTTGATATATTAATCTAGAAAGATTATCTGCTATATCTTCTGAAGATTTGAGCGTGTCAGCAATTAATTTATTGACTTGCGATTGACTAAGTGGCGCTAAAGTAATCGTATTAATTGTTGCTTGTGTCTTTT from Aerosakkonema funiforme FACHB-1375 includes the following:
- a CDS encoding trifunctional serine/threonine-protein kinase/ATP-binding protein/sensor histidine kinase, encoding MNLTGYQLKTELYNGSRTLVYRGEREADSLPVAIKLLKNPYPSFSELVQFRNQYTISKNLNSPLIIQTYSLEKYQNGYALVMEDFGGVALSNYFKLREKLPAQLLPEFFSIALILCDALNLLYRERVIHKDIKPSNILINPHTKEVKLIDFSIASLLPRETQTLVNPNVLEGTLAYISPEQTGRMNRGIDYRTDFYSLGVTFYELLTGELPFQSNDPMELVHCHIAKPPKLVNEINPEIPAVLSEIVSKLMAKNAEDRYQSALGLKWDLEQCWQQLQTKGKIETFPIAQQDLCDRFIIPDKLYGRDAEVQTLLEAFERVSHGATEMMLVAGFSGIGKTVVVNEVHKPIVRQRGYFIKGKYDQFQRNIPFSAFVQAFRDLMGQLLSESDAQIQQWKHKILAAVGDNGQVIIEVIPELERIIGSQPAAEELSGTAAQNRFNLLFQKFTQVFSNAEHPLVMFLDDLQWADSASLKLMQLLMADTGHLFIMGAYRDNEVSPGHPLILTLSDIQKTQATINTITLAPLSQSQVNKLIADTLKSSEDIADNLSRLIYQKTQGNPFFTTQFLKALYQDGLIQFDFELGCWQCDIAQVRTQAVTDDIVAFMSSQLRKLQPSTQQMLQLAACIGNSFDLATLAIVSQQSQIETAAALWKALQEGLVLPIGEIYKFYVGRENPTYISENQETVKYKFLHDRVQQAAYSLIPEAEKKTTHYQIGQLLLKSISESEKEERIFEIVNQINVAVELIKQPTDREKLAKLNLIAGCKAKNSTAYSAAVKYFTIGRNLLASDRWESQYNLTLALYVEAMEAAYLNTDIDDVEILAEILLQYAKTALDTIKVYAVRIMLYTSQGQLLKAINIGLTILKKLAIDLPESPTLEDIARASQETQTLMGNRKPADLLNLPEMKDPQMLAVMQILNEISVPVYLAKPNLHSFIVMTQINLSIIHGNSPISPLCYSSYGLFLCAIAGDIERGYEFGQLSLDLLSKLKNKEIESRLFFSTSYFIIHWKQHIKEALKIVENAYASGWENGSLMELGYAAYGYVFYIYYMGYELSKLEQKITDYQKILEQFNLQTQLSYTDIYLQVVLNLLGQTSSPVVLFKGTYKEQELLAKYQEIKDKTWLWNFFCNKLILCYLFAEFELAFEYIESAQSYLDGGKGTFSVPVFYFYTALTWLAVFPKLSQSEQEEILQQVAANQNSMKVWTSHNPKNHLHKYYLVEAERNRVIGQYLEAINNYELAISLAQENGYIQEEALANELAARFYLDWGKERIAKGYIIEAYYCYARWGAKAKVADLEKRYPQLLAPILQPSHSVLSTRETIVPLVTVTSTRAATSSSTSISDTLDLKAILKASQTISGEIELEKLLSSLLSIVIENAGADKCVLMLWQDDRLLIQGAITQETKPIVLQSLAIESSQDIPHKLIYKVKHNQQTVVLLDATADNTFANDPYIIRQHPQSILCSPILHQGKLLGILYLENSLAKAAFTSERVEILNLLCTQAAISLENARLYQQAQQALQDLQQAQLQIVQSEKMSALGNLVAGVAHEINNPVGFISGNVKEALTAVKDLTEFLQLYQEKFPNPGEEITKKAEELEIEYLLEDLPKMLFSMQVGCERIKGISTSLRTFSRADREYKVPFNLHEGIDSTLLILKHRLKANEQRPAIEVVTNYGNLPQIDCFPGQLNQVFMNILANAIDALEESNLGRSLAEIKASPNQITIQTSLVDNQVEIRIADNGKGMTEEVKSKIFDHLFTTKAVGKGTGLGLAIARQIVVEKHQGNIEVESTVGRGTEFCIRLPI